The Rhipicephalus sanguineus isolate Rsan-2018 chromosome 7, BIME_Rsan_1.4, whole genome shotgun sequence genome includes a window with the following:
- the LOC125759287 gene encoding cytochrome P450 3A19-like: MVPAYQLHHDQEYWNEPEKFDPERFSPENRHSINPIAYQAFGLGPRICLGQRLALAELASATAHVLRHYSIALDDNQKRDLEIHTYSIMAAPKEKVFIRLRRLQKAQSDPH, from the exons ATGGTGCCTGCGTACCAGCTGCACCATGATCAAGAATACTGGAATGAGCCAGAAAAGTTTGACCCAGAAAG ATTCAGTCCGGAGAACAGGCACTCCATTAACCCAATTGCCTACCAGGCTTTCGGCCTAGGGCCGCGCATATGCCTTGGTCAGCGGCTAGCGCTTGCCGAGCTGGCCTCAGCGACTGCGCACGTTCTCCGACACTATTCCATTGCTCTGGACGACAACCAGAAG CGTGACCTGGAGATCCACACCTACTCTATTATGGCGGCACCAAAGGAAAAAGTGTTCATCCGACTGCGTAGGCTCCAGAAAGCGCAGAGTGATCCCCACTGA